The nucleotide window AAATTCGACCAAGCCTGAAGACAGGCGGTTTAGGTCAGGCCAAACACTCGTTTTATACCAGATGACTGGACACCAAAACGAAAAAACGCGGCCGAGGCCGCGTTTCTCCAGCAGAACAGAGATCAGTTCTTGCTCTTATCGACAATCTTGTTTGCCGCGATCCAAGGCATCATCGCACGCAGCTTCTCGCCGACCACTTCGATACCGTGCGCCGCGTTGTTGCGACGATAGGCCGTCATGGACGGGTAGTTGGCGGCGCCTTCGGTGATGAACATCTTGGCGTATTCACCATTCTGGATGCGCTTGAGGGCATTGCGCATGGCGGCACGGGATTCGGCGTTGATGACTTCCGGACCGGTGACGTACTCGCCGTACTCGGCGTTGTTGGAAATCGAGTAGTTCATGTTGGCAATGCCGCCTTCGAACATCAGGTCGACGATCAGCTTCAGCTCATGCAGGCATTCGAAGTAGGCCATTTCCGGGGCGTAACCCGCCTCAACCAGGGTTTCGAAACCGGCCTTGACCAGCTCGACACAACCGCCACAAAGCACGGCCTGCTCACCGAACAGGTCAGTTTCGGTCTCGTCCTTGAAGGTGGTTTCGATGATGCCGGTACGACCGCCGCCAACGCCGCAGGCGTACGACAGCGCAACGTTACGCGCATTGCCGGAAGCATCCTGATAGATGGCGATCAGGTCAGGGATGCCGCCGCCACGCACGAACTCAGAACGCACGGTGTGGCCCGGCGCTTTCGGCGCGATCATGATTACGTCGAGGTCGGCGCGCGGCACCACCTGATTGTAGTGGATCGAAAAGCCATGGGCGAAGGCCAGGGTTGCGCCCTTCTTCAGGTTCGGCTCGATCTCGTCCTTGTACAGACGACCCTGGAACTCGTCGGGAGTCAGGATCATCACTAGGTCGGCGGCCGCGACGGCTGCCGGCACATCACTGACCTTGAGGCCATGAGCCTCGGCCTTGGCGATCGAGGACGAGCCCGGACGCAGGCCGACGGTGACGTCAACCCGGAGTCCTTCAGGTTGCACGCATGCGCGTGGCCCTGGGAACCGTAACCGATGATGGCGACTTTCTTGCCCTGGATGATCGAAAGATCGCAATCTTTATCGTATGAAACCTTCATGAAACTACCCCTGTTACCGGCCTCGTGGGCCATTCGATAAAAACGTTGCCAACTGGCTCAGCGAGCGTGGCCAGTCAGATGCTCAGTACCTTGTCGCCCCGGGATATCCCGGTGACGCCACTGCGTACAACCTCAAGAATCGCTGCGGTTCCGATGGCCTGGATGAAACTGTCCAACTTGTCGCTGGTTCCGGCCAACTGGATGGTATAGACGCTGGTGGTCACATCGACGATCTGTCCGCGGAAGATGTCGGTGGTGCGCTTGACCTCGGCGCGCTGGGCGCCGGTAGCCTTGACCTTGATGAGCATGAGCTCACGCTCGATATGTGCGCTCTCCGACAAGTCCACCAACTTGACGACTTCCACCAGCTTGTTGAGGTTCTTGGTGATCTGCTCGATCACCTCCTCGTGGCCAATGGTGGTCAGGGTCAGGCGTGACAGCGTCGGATCCTCAGTCGGCGCCACGGTCAGGCTCTCGATATTGTAGTTGCGCTGCGAGAACAACCCGACCACGCGAGACAGTGCGCCCGGTTCGTTTTCCATCAAAAGGGAAATGATGTGTCTCATGATCAGGTCCGCTCCGTCTTGCTCAGCCACATATCACGCATCGCGCCGTCTTTGATCTGCATCGGATAGACGTGCTCGCTGGTGTCAACGGCAATATCGAGGAATACCAGGCGATCCTTCATGGCAAAGGCCTCTTCCATTTTCGGTTTGAGGTCCTTCAGGTCGGTGATGCGCATACCGACGTGGCCGTAGGCCTCGGCCAGCCTGACGAAGTCCGGCAGCGACTCCATGTAGGAGTGCGAGTAGCGACTGTTGTACACCATGTCCTGCCACTGGCGGACCATACCCAGCGCACCGTTGTTGAGGTTGATGATCTTCACCGGCAGATCGTACTGCAGGCAGGTGGACAGCTCCTGGATATTCATCTGGATGCTGCCCTCCCCCGTCACCACCGCGACATCGGCTTCGGGGAAATTCAG belongs to Pseudomonas phenolilytica and includes:
- the ilvN gene encoding acetolactate synthase small subunit codes for the protein MRHIISLLMENEPGALSRVVGLFSQRNYNIESLTVAPTEDPTLSRLTLTTIGHEEVIEQITKNLNKLVEVVKLVDLSESAHIERELMLIKVKATGAQRAEVKRTTDIFRGQIVDVTTSVYTIQLAGTSDKLDSFIQAIGTAAILEVVRSGVTGISRGDKVLSI